In a single window of the Acetivibrio clariflavus DSM 19732 genome:
- a CDS encoding family 10 glycosylhydrolase produces MFNKKRGTMFIAAFIAAMLSINVLPVNIFAANAWDAYSNFIPNETPVVKRQLRGTWISTVLNLDWPSADVKKIANDEERIQKSKEELIAILDKVVEMNMNAVFFQVSPEADAFYKSNIVPWSRYLTGTFGKDPGFDPLAFAIEEAHKRNLELHAWFNPYRVSMDMKDSTKASLNINKSVYKEHPEWIKSAMDRFVVDPGIPEARKWVISRVMEVVNNYDVDGVHFDDYFYYEKTVGELKDEDTYRKYNNGQFTNIGDFRRNNTYLLISELSQEIKKTKPWVKFGVSPAGVWGNKKDGLANGSNTQASSTNYNNCFADTRKWVMDEIIDYIAPQIYFSFGYSRAAYGELATWWSDVCRGKNVHLYIGIALYKVNDSTDTYFTANNGVPEITRQLKFNTTKPEIMGDIMFRFANLNDAKKQPVVNAMKNLRSTKALVPVMSWKGGSAPDTPSNGKLEAVNGKIRLTWTDNDPDTAYYAVYRFNIDENADITSDASAKNLIATVRKYADGVQEFTDTGLYDTEKVYYIVTALDRLHNESNGLTISTKHSQYFKDVGLKHSWAIDAIDLLYEKGVVKGVGDGIFNPGANTKRADFTIMTVKALGFEADFTDNFSDVKQDAYYYNSVGIAKKLEIVKGTGEFFNPEGNITRQDIMVIMLKALEAKGITYDKDGIDYLARYSDRNQISDYAKDAVAFLTKLGIVQGYDGKFNPKQYATRAEIAVILQNVLDKVFQQ; encoded by the coding sequence ATGTTTAATAAAAAGAGAGGAACAATGTTTATTGCAGCTTTTATTGCTGCGATGTTATCTATTAATGTATTGCCGGTCAATATTTTTGCCGCTAATGCCTGGGATGCCTATTCCAACTTTATTCCCAATGAAACCCCGGTGGTAAAGCGGCAGCTTAGGGGAACTTGGATCAGCACGGTATTGAATCTTGACTGGCCTTCTGCAGATGTGAAGAAGATAGCAAACGATGAAGAAAGAATACAAAAAAGTAAAGAAGAACTTATTGCTATTCTGGACAAAGTAGTCGAGATGAATATGAATGCTGTATTTTTTCAGGTTAGTCCGGAGGCTGATGCATTTTACAAGTCGAATATAGTTCCCTGGTCCAGGTATTTGACGGGGACTTTTGGTAAAGATCCAGGATTTGACCCGCTTGCTTTTGCCATTGAAGAAGCCCATAAGAGAAATTTGGAACTTCATGCCTGGTTTAATCCTTACAGGGTGTCGATGGATATGAAAGATTCCACCAAAGCATCGCTAAATATAAATAAAAGTGTTTATAAAGAGCATCCTGAGTGGATAAAGAGCGCCATGGACAGGTTTGTAGTAGATCCGGGAATTCCGGAGGCAAGAAAGTGGGTAATAAGCCGTGTCATGGAAGTAGTTAACAATTATGATGTGGATGGTGTTCACTTTGACGATTATTTTTACTATGAAAAAACGGTAGGAGAACTTAAGGACGAAGATACCTACAGAAAATATAACAACGGACAATTTACAAATATCGGGGACTTTAGAAGAAATAACACTTACCTGTTGATAAGTGAACTTTCACAGGAAATAAAGAAGACCAAACCATGGGTAAAGTTTGGTGTAAGCCCTGCAGGAGTATGGGGAAACAAGAAGGATGGTCTTGCAAATGGCTCAAATACCCAGGCAAGTTCCACCAATTACAACAACTGCTTTGCTGACACAAGAAAATGGGTTATGGATGAAATTATTGACTATATTGCGCCCCAGATTTACTTTTCCTTTGGATATTCGAGAGCAGCCTATGGCGAACTGGCAACATGGTGGTCCGATGTATGTCGGGGTAAAAATGTTCATCTGTATATAGGTATAGCACTGTACAAAGTAAATGACAGTACCGACACTTATTTTACCGCAAATAACGGTGTTCCCGAAATTACAAGGCAGCTTAAGTTTAATACTACCAAGCCGGAGATAATGGGAGATATAATGTTTAGGTTTGCAAACTTAAACGATGCAAAAAAGCAGCCGGTTGTAAATGCCATGAAGAATTTGAGAAGTACTAAAGCCCTTGTTCCGGTAATGAGCTGGAAAGGCGGCTCAGCCCCGGATACTCCGTCAAACGGAAAATTGGAGGCTGTAAATGGCAAAATAAGGCTGACCTGGACAGATAATGACCCTGACACTGCATATTATGCAGTTTACCGCTTTAATATAGATGAAAATGCCGATATTACTTCCGATGCAAGTGCAAAAAATCTAATTGCCACTGTAAGAAAATATGCAGATGGTGTACAGGAGTTTACAGATACAGGATTGTATGATACTGAAAAAGTGTATTATATCGTTACTGCTCTGGATCGGTTGCACAATGAGAGCAACGGCCTTACAATTTCCACGAAGCATTCCCAATACTTTAAGGATGTGGGGCTGAAACACTCTTGGGCTATAGATGCTATTGATTTACTGTATGAGAAAGGTGTGGTAAAGGGAGTCGGAGACGGCATCTTCAATCCTGGTGCCAATACCAAAAGAGCGGATTTTACCATTATGACGGTAAAAGCTTTGGGATTTGAAGCTGATTTTACAGACAATTTCAGTGATGTAAAACAAGATGCTTATTATTACAATTCGGTGGGAATTGCAAAGAAACTTGAAATTGTAAAAGGAACAGGTGAATTTTTTAACCCTGAAGGAAACATAACAAGGCAGGATATAATGGTTATTATGCTTAAAGCATTGGAAGCTAAAGGCATAACCTATGATAAGGATGGCATTGATTATCTTGCAAGGTACAGTGACAGAAATCAAATCAGTGACTATGCCAAAGATGCAGTAGCATTTCTGACAAAATTGGGAATTGTGCAGGGATATGATGGAAAATTCAATCCTAAGCAATATGCCACAAGGGCTGAAATTGCAGTGATACTGCAAAACGTTTTGGATAAAGTATTTCAGCAGTAA
- a CDS encoding L-fucose/L-arabinose isomerase family protein, whose amino-acid sequence MENMPKVKIGLVAVSRDCFPEALSVNRRKAVVEAYRKKYGEGDIYECPICIVESEIHMVQALEDIKKAGCNALCVYLGNFGPEISETLLAKHFEGPKMFIAAAEESQNDLSDGRGDAYCGMLNASYNLKLRHVKAYIPEYPVGTAEECADMINEFVPIARALIALSDLKIISFGPRPLNFLACNAPIKPLYDLGIEIEENSELDLFEAFNKHANDPRIPEVVKDMAAELGEGNKKPEVLEKLAQYELTLLDWIEAHKGYRKYVAIAGKCWPAFQTQFGFVPCYVNSRLTGRGIPVSCEVDIYGALSEFIGIAVSNDAVTLLDINNTVPEDMYKEAIEGKFNYTHRETFMGFHCGNTCSRKLTSYTMKNQKIMARSLPEEVTNGTLEGDIIPGDITFFRLQSTADTELRAYIAEGEVLPVATKSFGGIGVFAIPEMARFYRHVLIEGGFPHHGAVAFGHFGKALFEVFKYLGVNYIGFNQPKGMLYKTENPFG is encoded by the coding sequence ATGGAAAACATGCCTAAGGTAAAAATCGGTCTTGTCGCAGTTAGCCGTGACTGCTTCCCCGAAGCGTTGTCGGTAAACAGAAGGAAAGCTGTTGTAGAAGCTTACAGAAAGAAGTATGGTGAAGGGGATATCTACGAATGTCCTATATGTATTGTGGAAAGTGAAATACATATGGTTCAAGCCCTTGAAGATATAAAGAAAGCTGGCTGTAATGCTTTGTGTGTTTATCTTGGTAACTTTGGTCCGGAAATTTCTGAAACATTACTGGCAAAACACTTTGAAGGGCCTAAAATGTTTATTGCAGCTGCTGAAGAAAGCCAGAACGATTTGTCTGACGGACGCGGTGATGCTTACTGCGGTATGCTGAATGCAAGTTATAATTTAAAACTTCGTCATGTAAAGGCATATATCCCGGAATACCCTGTGGGTACTGCTGAGGAATGTGCCGATATGATAAATGAGTTTGTACCTATTGCAAGAGCATTGATTGCTTTATCGGATTTGAAGATCATCAGTTTTGGTCCAAGACCATTAAACTTTTTAGCTTGTAACGCACCTATAAAGCCTTTGTATGATCTTGGTATAGAGATTGAAGAGAACTCTGAGCTTGACCTTTTTGAAGCTTTTAACAAGCATGCAAATGACCCAAGAATTCCTGAAGTTGTAAAGGATATGGCTGCAGAACTCGGAGAAGGCAATAAAAAGCCTGAAGTTCTTGAAAAGTTAGCACAGTATGAATTAACTCTCTTAGACTGGATAGAAGCTCACAAGGGATATAGAAAATATGTAGCCATTGCCGGCAAATGCTGGCCTGCGTTCCAGACCCAGTTCGGATTTGTTCCTTGTTATGTGAACAGCCGCTTGACAGGCCGCGGTATTCCCGTATCCTGTGAAGTTGATATTTACGGTGCATTAAGTGAGTTTATCGGTATCGCTGTATCCAACGATGCTGTTACATTACTTGATATTAACAATACTGTACCTGAAGATATGTATAAGGAAGCAATAGAAGGTAAATTCAATTATACCCATAGGGAAACTTTCATGGGCTTCCATTGCGGAAATACATGTTCCAGGAAACTGACATCATATACTATGAAGAATCAGAAGATTATGGCAAGAAGTCTTCCGGAAGAAGTTACCAATGGTACTCTTGAAGGAGATATTATCCCTGGTGATATTACATTCTTCAGATTGCAGTCTACAGCAGACACAGAGCTTCGTGCATATATTGCAGAAGGTGAAGTGCTTCCAGTGGCAACCAAGTCTTTTGGTGGTATAGGTGTATTTGCTATACCGGAAATGGCCAGATTCTATCGTCATGTATTGATTGAAGGCGGTTTCCCTCATCATGGTGCAGTTGCTTTCGGACACTTCGGTAAGGCTCTGTTTGAGGTGTTTAAATATTTGGGTGTAAATTATATTGGATTTAACCAGCCGAAAGGCATGCTGTATAAGACAGAGAATCCCTTTGGTTGA
- a CDS encoding bifunctional diguanylate cyclase/phosphohydrolase yields the protein MNVKNGLFTSLKNKLKSIRKTYFKNPLNVFEFLFFEILYISISLLIMRPTQSESFKQIVGQFHIFVAIYLAYRFRFFALSIGLFINFIEISFLIFAYTISPMFSIFAGLTSKMLTVVCTITVSIFANFQEIQKQKLHEQKCKLELLSVTDDLTGSYNHRFFNEILDKEIEKSKTDNRPVALVMIDIDNFKMCNDVNGHDYGDCILKGTASILKEAAGSNNFVCRYGGDEFAVILPGFNLQSASQIAHKMRNLFEKNKCNYFKNHSFSNITLSMGLSVYPELAATKDDLINQADMALYHSKNLGKDKIHFYQDVLEKLKKHISSDHQHMIGVFKALLSTISAKDEYTRGHCERVAHYSVMIGKALNLSIKDISMLQYAGLLHDIGKVEVPKLILSKTGKLNDSELDIIRQHPVYSANILEPLSMNQLIDYVLHHHERYDGFGYPHRLAGESISLGARILCVADSFDAMLSERPYSASMTIDEAFMELEKNSGTQFDPEIVKIFIKVMKESDEYKKVV from the coding sequence ATGAATGTGAAAAATGGACTTTTTACATCTTTAAAAAATAAACTTAAATCTATAAGGAAAACATATTTTAAAAATCCATTAAATGTTTTTGAGTTTTTATTTTTCGAGATTTTATATATTTCAATATCCTTATTGATTATGCGCCCAACCCAAAGCGAAAGCTTTAAACAGATAGTGGGGCAATTTCATATATTTGTTGCAATTTATCTTGCCTACCGTTTTCGTTTTTTTGCTCTATCCATCGGATTATTTATTAATTTTATTGAAATATCCTTTCTGATATTTGCATATACAATATCCCCCATGTTCAGCATATTTGCAGGATTAACATCTAAAATGCTCACTGTTGTCTGCACAATAACAGTTTCAATATTTGCAAATTTTCAGGAAATCCAAAAACAAAAATTACACGAACAGAAATGTAAGCTGGAACTGCTTTCTGTAACCGATGACCTTACAGGTTCTTACAACCATAGGTTTTTTAATGAAATCTTAGACAAAGAAATCGAAAAGTCCAAAACGGATAACAGGCCTGTTGCTTTAGTAATGATAGACATAGATAATTTTAAGATGTGCAATGATGTAAACGGCCATGATTACGGTGATTGCATATTGAAGGGAACAGCTTCAATACTAAAAGAGGCTGCCGGAAGCAACAATTTCGTTTGCAGGTATGGCGGTGACGAATTTGCGGTTATTCTCCCAGGTTTCAATTTGCAATCTGCAAGCCAAATAGCTCACAAAATGCGCAATCTATTTGAAAAGAATAAATGTAATTATTTTAAAAATCATTCTTTCAGCAATATAACCCTGTCCATGGGCCTTTCGGTATATCCTGAATTGGCTGCTACCAAAGACGATCTCATTAACCAAGCCGATATGGCCCTTTATCACTCGAAAAATCTTGGTAAAGATAAAATTCATTTTTATCAAGATGTTCTGGAAAAACTAAAAAAACACATAAGCTCAGACCATCAGCATATGATCGGCGTATTTAAAGCTTTGCTAAGCACTATATCGGCCAAGGACGAATATACCAGAGGTCATTGCGAACGGGTTGCCCATTATTCGGTCATGATCGGTAAAGCTCTCAATTTGAGCATAAAAGATATTAGTATGCTTCAATATGCAGGATTGCTTCATGATATCGGAAAAGTTGAAGTACCGAAACTTATCTTAAGTAAAACAGGAAAGCTAAACGATTCAGAACTTGACATTATAAGGCAGCATCCGGTTTACAGTGCAAATATTCTTGAACCGCTCAGCATGAACCAGCTTATTGATTACGTTTTACATCATCACGAAAGATATGACGGTTTTGGATATCCCCACCGCCTTGCAGGTGAATCCATAAGCTTAGGCGCAAGAATTCTATGTGTAGCCGACTCCTTTGACGCAATGCTGTCGGAGCGGCCTTACAGTGCGAGTATGACCATTGATGAAGCCTTTATGGAACTCGAAAAAAATTCCGGAACTCAATTCGACCCGGAGATCGTAAAAATTTTTATCAAAGTCATGAAAGAAAGTGATGAATATAAGAAAGTTGTATAA